The DNA region GGCAATCACTACGGTCCGGCGTACGGCGCCAGATTCATCCTTGCGAAAACCGAAGATATTAGATCCGAGACTCCTGTGGAGGAGGACAACTGGGTCGCGGCAGTCGAATGGTCCGATTCCATCGGCGCAGATGTTATCTCGTCTTCACTGAGCTACTCGGATTGGTACGATCCGTCCGACTATGATGGCAACACTGCCACATCAACAGTTGCCGCAGACTTGGCGGCTGAATACGGTATCGTCGTCTGCAATTCTGCCGGCAATGCCGGCCCCTATCCGTCGACGATCGGAGCGCCGGCTGACGCCGACAGCATCCTGACAGTAGGCGCGGTCTTTTCGACAGGAGGGATAATTGGTTTCTCGTCGAGGGGTCCGACTGCCGACGGCAGGATAAAGCCAGAGGTTTGTGCAAGAGGCTCAGGGACTGCTTGTGCCAGCGCATCAAGTGATGAAGCACTGACGACCGCCAGCGGTACTTCGTTATCATGTCCACTCATCGGGGGAGTTGCTGCACTCGTCATTCAGGCTCATCCAGACTGGACCGCAATGCAGGTTCGCGAAGCAATCATGATGACTGCTGACAATGCCACAACGCCCAACAATGATTATGGATGGGGCATAGCAAACTGCTGGGCAGCGATCAATTACTCCTTTGGCCCACCGGCATATGTCGCTGGCGATGCGGACGGTTCGGGTGATGTTGACATCGATGACGTCGTATACATAATCGCATTCGTCTTCACCGGTGGCCCGTCGCCGGTGCCGGTGGAAGCTTCCGGTGATGCGGACGGAAGCGGCGAGGTCGACATCGATGACGTTATCTATTTGATTGCGTATATCTTCACGGGTGGCCCGCCACCGGTAGTATAGCATCCATGCGAATATAGAGTGATTTCGATTTGAGCCATCGGTTGAAAACAACCGGTGGCTCTTCTCTTTAGGGCTAGTTGCAGAAGTCCATATATGGCCAATCGACGTCATTTCTGAGAGCGAAGCACGGTAATCTCCACGTCTCGCAATGGTCTTGATTGACAGAGAGATCGCCACGTCGCTTCGCTCCTCGCGATGACGACGTTCCGCGGTCCGTGACTTTTTCAACAGGCCCTTTCAACGGAATGACATTTTCACTTCGGGTGGATCCTTCGAAGCTCAGGAGTCCTGAGTTTCGAAGACATACGTGCGAACGCAAGGCATGTCACACCGTTGAAAAACGGTGCCCAGTACTGAGATTGCACGCCCATTAAATGCGCCTTTAGGAATCCCCTACTGATGAAACGGCCTTGCGGTTGGCGTACGTCTCGTGCTGTGGTTGGTGTACGTCCCGTGGGCCAACGCACACAACCTACAATCTTCCTTGCCAGGATCGCCCGCCGAGTGTATATTCAATCCATTGACACGATAGTCCGTTCTGCTCGACAGAACGAGAATTGATAGGCAAGGGCGGTGCTCTGGAAGAAAGGCGCGGTTTGGATCCAAGGAGGTCATAGAAATGAGAGACCTTAGGAAGGAAATATTAGGTTTTGTTTTGACTGTCATCAGCCACGAGCCGCGAAGATACTTCGTGTTGGCTGAAGAAGTGAATAGCGATCCATTGGAAATGGTTCGGTGGGTATACAGTTTCAACCACGGTCATGATCCAAACATTATAGCGAAGGTCACGAGTCGTTTGATTGATGCCCGCTTCCACGAACGCGAGAATCAGATGCACTATGAGACTATTAGGTTTGCGCTCCGCAAGATTCGTGAATATCCGGAAGTTACAGAGTTCTTATTCACTTCCAATGATATGGAATCAACCAACGAAGTGTCTGTCATCAAGGGG from Candidatus Zixiibacteriota bacterium includes:
- a CDS encoding S8 family serine peptidase, whose translation is MQTNRLTLPIVIAVLLLGTGLAWGNEIPIQSPDDFVKPKPAQVISSRTIDYLSSHAVDGTVKIWVFFSDRGITSKSELSQAASTLSNRITDEALGRRKKVGKDKFTIIDVPVKSSYVEAVVNLGAKLRHTSRYLNAASFEVPVELLDEISELPFVIEIRPMIAARKTYPQESDAPKDGSSNSLESPILNYGASFDQLNQINVIPAHTAGYAGQGVIVAMFDTGFRTTHHVFQDIMFTGRLIAEHDFVFDDGNVDNEPEDWSNAWDHGTLTWSTLGGAWDGNHYGPAYGARFILAKTEDIRSETPVEEDNWVAAVEWSDSIGADVISSSLSYSDWYDPSDYDGNTATSTVAADLAAEYGIVVCNSAGNAGPYPSTIGAPADADSILTVGAVFSTGGIIGFSSRGPTADGRIKPEVCARGSGTACASASSDEALTTASGTSLSCPLIGGVAALVIQAHPDWTAMQVREAIMMTADNATTPNNDYGWGIANCWAAINYSFGPPAYVAGDADGSGDVDIDDVVYIIAFVFTGGPSPVPVEASGDADGSGEVDIDDVIYLIAYIFTGGPPPVV